Proteins encoded in a region of the Vanessa atalanta chromosome 23, ilVanAtal1.2, whole genome shotgun sequence genome:
- the LOC125073124 gene encoding uncharacterized protein LOC125073124 translates to MKLNLFKRSMIFATFFGSCLCIALIVASLGTTHWVDARARRLSNPIESEGRISFGLFEGHKELNFGYGWRNHDFSIKAGTHPARRWAWCGTAAQLAVALAASAGACVLAALGSAARSRCSPRPLLLCNSAIVLFTLGAIAVWLTEFFLRLQHNVMSDEDLANTWSSDMTADLGLSFWLIVAATITAFINNVCILIAAADGRDVDTIAPALEEKVNGAIMLY, encoded by the exons ATGAAGCTAAATTTATTCAAACGGTCGATGATTTTTGCGACGTTCTTCGGATCGTGTCTGTGTATAGCGCTGATTGTCGCTTCTTTGGGCACCACGCATTGGGTGGACGCGAGAGCTAGAAGATTGTCTAATCCTATCGAATCCGAGGGTAGAATCAGCTTTGGACTGTTTGAAGGTCACAAGGAATTGAATTTCGGTTATGGCTGGAGGAATCATGATTTCAGCA TAAAAGCGGGTACTCATCCAGCTCGACGCTGGGCGTGGTGCGGTACCGCGGCTCAATTGGCGGTAGCGTTGGCTGCCTCTGCTGGTGCCTGTGTGTTGGCTGCATTGGGTTCGGCCGCAAGGAGCCGATGCTCGCCACGACCTTTGCTTTTATGTAATAGTGCTATTG ttcttTTCACCTTAGGTGCAATTGCAGTTTGGTTGACCGAGTTCTTCCTGAGATTGCAGCATAATGTCATGTCGGATGAAGATCTAGCGAACACGTGGTCTTCGGATATGACAGCCGACTTAGGACTTTctttttg gctCATAGTAGCGGCGACAATAAcagcatttataaataatgtatgtatccTAATAGCCGCTGCAGATGGAAGAGACGTGGATACCATCGCTCCAGCCTTAGAAGAGAAGGTTAACGGGGCGATCATGTTGTATTAA